The following are from one region of the Trichoderma breve strain T069 chromosome 5, whole genome shotgun sequence genome:
- a CDS encoding tim10/DDP family zinc finger domain-containing protein, producing MDMYSFPLHIPYNPLTSAFSTNAHRPILRLTSAEQRTLEQRMQKRQVKEFVGAFGGLVEHCFTSCVDDFTSKSLSSKETGCLNRCVLKWMATQQRVSERFQEHNAQITQQMQK from the exons ATGGATATGTACAGCTTCCCCCTTCACATTCCCTACAATCCTTTAACATCCGCATTTTCAACTAACGCTCATCGCCCAATTCTCAGGTTAACGTCCGCCGAGCAGCGCACTCTCGAGCAGCGCATGCAAAAGCGTCAAGTCAAGGAATTCGTCGGC GCTTTCGGCGGCCTTGTCGAGCACTGCTTCACCTCCTGCGTCGACGACTTCACCTCAAAGTCCCTCTCCTCCAAGGAAACCGGCTGCCTCAACCGCTGCGTCCTCAAGTGGATGGCCACCCAGCAGCGCGTCAGCGAGCGCTTCCAGGAGCACAACGCCCAGATCACGCAGCAGATGCAGAAATAA
- a CDS encoding tetratricopeptide repeat domain-containing protein, protein MSNGTSPTQPIRRSDFKIAIICALQVEYDAVCLLVDEFWDEDFGRAEGDQNFYTAGCVGNHNVVIILLESMGKISAAKAAANMRVSFTAIQLLLLVGICGGVPSGPRGEILLGDVIIGDEVKLYDYGKRYPDGFRRSEDPGYNISNFNRSVRGLLGAIQTDRGMRSFEDRIGHHLQHLQEVASSQKIIKYSYPGSAEDKLFASEYRHKHHQRAPCICRCCLTDSDPICGEAIKASCLETNCDTSHIIPRERIAAKQMLGQEKVNEAQRPIVHFGRLASADMVLKSAKDRDALSQELQVIGFEMEAAGFYNELPYVVIKSVCDYADSHKSKAWQPFAAATAASACKSLLERYHRTDSIPQEAFIDHGASKEDRAHAAICVIPLLKNERFVGRQDVLEKLKEMLFQKQCFSRAALVGLGGMGKTQVALQLAYLMKDVVRDEGGRECSVLWIPALSVATFEQACADIVKRIPQSSKIGKDDKQIVKEYFSTEEAGRWLLVLDNADDHDLIFGHSSAPGGLLQYLPRSDLGCILATSRDRGVAVDFAETNVVMLSEMGMDEAELFFRRSLINNDFVGVDEDIKSLLEFLERIPLAIAQAVAYINVNQVTIREFLSLLQGVPYDQISILSRHFRDSTRYQESQNAIALTWLASFDRITQTDPTASKLLAFISYIEPKGIPRSLLPEGESWEEFLHAIGTLLGYGFLTLQREDFYDMHRLVHIAATVWARERFTDAMDPNLALEHVASVFLGPQYNNREKWMAYIPHTLKILHDRFRFDNESSLILACRVGQCMLVEGMTQLAVSMLENLVAYTDMRGNKDSIWQSPQHELARAYYYDRQYEKAESILERVVAVREEVLGEEHEETIRSQDVLAKVYREIGKYKEAISILERVMAVRKKTLGEEHQETIGSRHALAKAYRQDGRLNEAKLMLEHVVALRERVFGEDHPFLLVSQFELAKVYKQGDEMDNTKAFSILERLVVRGMRTNNMEDPFYLSSLHELASLHYANDETDKAVLLLEYVVAMHRKIFPEHDYRRVRSEKNLVQMYRSLETRAQHRDGECSESSR, encoded by the coding sequence ATGTCAAATGGTACTAGTCCAACTCAACCGATACGGCGGAGCGACTTCAAAATAGCAATCATCTGCGCTCTGCAAGTCGAATACGATGCAGTCTGCCTACTTGTTGACGAGTTCTGGGATGAGGACTTTGGCCGAGCAGAGGGTGACCAGAACTTTTACACGGCGGGCTGTGTCGGCAACCACAATGTTGTCATCATCCTTCTCGAGAGCATGGGGAAAATcagcgctgccaaggctgctgcaaATATGCGCGTGAGCTTCACTGCCattcagctgcttctgcttgttGGAATATGTGGCGGGGTTCCGTCAGGCCCACGGGGAGAGATTCTGCTAGGCGATGTCATCATTGGCGACGAAGTGAAGCTCTACGACTACGGCAAGCGATATCCAGATGGATTTCGACGCTCAGAAGACCCCGGGTACAACATAAGCAACTTCAATAGGAGTGTTCGTGGCTTACTGGGTGCGATACAGACAGATAGGGGCATGCGGTCATTTGAAGATCGAATAGGCCATCATCTGCAACACCTTCAGGAAgtggccagcagccagaaAATCATCAAGTACAGTTATCCAGGATCAGCAGAGGACAAGCTTTTCGCTTCTGAATATCGCcacaaacatcatcaacgtgCACCATGTATTTGCCGTTGTTGTCTTACCGACTCAGACCCCATATGTGGAGAAGCGATCAAGGCTTCATGTCTTGAGACGAATTGTGATACAAGCCACATCATTCCGAGGGAAAGGATAGCTGCAAAGCAGATGCTAGGACAGGAAAAGGTCAATGAGGCTCAGCGTCCGATTGTGCACTTTGGACGCCTTGCGTCAGCGGACATGGTCCTAAAGTCTGCAAAAGACCGTGATGCGTTGAGCCAAGAGCTCCAGGTCATTGGATTTGAAATGGAGGCCGCTGGGTTTTACAATGAGCTACCATACGTGGTGATTAAGAGTGTTTGCGACTACGCTGATTCCCACAAGTCCAAGGCATGGCAACCATTTgcggcggcaacggctgcaTCTGCTTGTAAATCACTATTAGAACGCTATCACCGGACCGATTCGATCCCACAAGAGGCCTTTATAGATCACGGCGCTAGCAAAGAAGATCGTGCACATGCAGCCATTTGCGTCATCCCATTGCTCAAGAATGAGCGGTTCGTCGGCAGACAAGATGTCTTGGAGAAGCTTAAAGAAATGCTATTTCAGAAGCAATGCTTCAGCCGGGCTGCATTGGTGGGATTGGGTGGTATGGGCAAAACACAAGTCGCCTTACAACTTGCATATTTGATGAAGGATGTGGTGCGAGACGAGGGTGGTAGGGAATGTTCCGTTCTTTGGATTCCCGCTCTAAGTGTTGCGACGTTCGAACAAGCCTGTGCTGACATCGTGAAACGCATACCTCAATCAAGTAAAATAGGAAAAGATGATAAGCAAATTGTCAAAGAGTATTTTAGCACGGAAGAAGCGGGCAGATGGCTTCTTGTATTGGACAACGCAGATGATCACGACCTCATATTCGGGCACAGTTCAGCGCCTGGGGGGCTATTGCAGTATCTCCCTCGAAGCGACTTGGGCTGTATTTTAGCCACCAGTCGTGATCGTGGAGTTGCTGTCGATTTCGCTGAGACTAATGTTGTTATGTTGTCAGAAATGGGCATGGATGAAGCAGAACTCTTTTTTCGAAGATCATTGATCAATAATGACTTTGTCGGTGTTGACGAAGATATCAAGTCATTGCTAGAATTCCTCGAAAGAATCCCACTGGCAATTGCTCAAGCAGTGGCATATATAAACGTCAACCAAGTCACAATCCGAGAGTTTCTTAGTCTCCTGCAGGGCGTTCCGTATGACCAAATCAGTATCTTGAGTCGACACTTTCGAGACTCGACGCGGTATCAAGAATCCCAGAATGCGATTGCCTTGACATGGCTGGCGTCATTTGACAGAATCACTCAAACAGACCCAACAGCGTCAAAACTACTAGCATTCATCTCATACATTGAACCTAAAGGCATACCGAGATCTCTACTTCCTGAAGGAGAGTCTTGGGAGGAGTTTCTACACGCTATAGGTACTTTGCTCGGCTATGGGTTTCTAACTCTACAACGAGAAGACTTCTACGACATGCACAGACTTGTACATATAGCTGCTACTGTATGGGCAAGGGAAAGATTTACAGATGCCATGGATCCGAATCTTGCTTTGGAGCATGTTGCCTCCGTCTTCCTGGGTCCCCAATACAACAACCGCGAGAAATGGATGGCATATATTCCACACACACTGAAAATCTTACATGACAGGTTCAGGTTTGATAATGAGAGTTCCCTAATTCTAGCTTGCCGCGTAGGGCAATGCATGCTGGTCGAAGGAATGACCCAATTGGCTGTGTCGATGCTGGAGAACTTGGTGGCTTACACGGATATGCGAGGTAACAAGGACTCAATCTGGCAATCACCTCAACATGAGCTTGCGAGAGCCTACTATTACGATAGGCAATATGAAAAGGCGGAATCAATACTGGAGCGTGTGGTGGCTGTGCGAGAGGAAGTCCTTGGGGAAGAGCATGAAGAAACAATAAGGTCACAGGATGTCCTTGCAAAGGTCTATCGCGAAATTGGAAAATACAAGGAGGCAATATCAATACTAGAACGCGTGATGGCCGTTCGCAAAAAGACCTTGGGCGAAGAGCATCAAGAAACAATAGGGTCACGGCATGCTCTCGCAAAGGCTTAccgccaagatggacgatTAAACGAAGCAAAATTGATGTTGGAGCACGTAGTGGCTCTTCGAGAAAGGGTCTTTGGAGAAGATCACCCATTCCTCCTAGTATCACAGTTTGAGTTGGCAAAGGTTTATAAGCAAGGGGACGAGATGGACAACACGAAGGCATTTTCGATACTGGAGCGCTTGGTGGTTAGAGGGATGAGGACTAATAACATGGAGGATCCGTTTTATCTGAGCTCACTGCACGAGCTCGCAAGCTTGCACTATGCAAACGACGAGACGGACAaggcggtgctgctgctggagtaTGTCGTGGCGATGCACAGGAAGATATTTCCCGAGCATGATTATCGCCGTGTGCGGTCTGAGAAGAATCTTGTGCAGATGTACAGGTCTTTGGAAACAAGGGCACAGCATCGTGATGGAGAATGTAGCGAGAGTAGCAGGTAG
- a CDS encoding rhoGAP domain-containing protein produces the protein MTSSNPNAHQGSPPPQPALPNTPASPPNKRDLKSWWKNFKLPTKHQESSPQENRGPGIFGVPLRQSITYANVAISLVDENGKSYIYGYVPIVVAKCGVFLKEKATGVEGIFRLNGSEKRIKELKTIFDSPDRYGKGLVWDGYTVHDAATVLRRYLNDLPEPVVPLDLYEKFRDPLRGATKQAVGDTDGPQFVENFDERGAIIKYQKVITELPPLNKQLLLYILDLLAVFAAKSDENRMNSQNLAAIFQPGMLSHPSHAMAPEEYRLNQCVIIFLIENQDHFLIGMQGTEADETTMQQVASGPSNGPRTPNPDRSSGLGRTASNASAGAENVRKDGMIRRNRSVSSRHSRVDGAATPNSPALAATPTGGGLARSNTVPSKKSPALVGGKFKKTESPARAPHSPALEPLTPAHPPAETKLEVPPRSSTPNEIHRTFDEMHLSPDRLLSPGRSQERLLDSHEPSTPSKHHHQNLQKLEQLFHNDKRQPNKLKKKRIPGTESGNPLEAAPAFAQPVAQPQFRTTAIPHSVPQPSPFASAPSVETQKQPDLHHQHSTPVIHQNHADHHHNHSVSHYQEQLRPEDISRGKKSPPASVNSSFNDGSDFEQVAHETPLPAIVETADKEKKSRWRLSRPTKKDDSASGPGSPRASPPQFNIGSNNNADISTTSIGSAIAMPRKSFTGESSEHLPSGSDRAYTYESSRDDDKDAKGPIGWIKHKYREAKENADQKRTKSPPPPDHHQGFGPSLMASRGKSLDINRDLSREEKDRINAPPEAYRKLGQTEAVQREPAQGMTIHRVISDTEKAPAEPIAQRGVTLVDAPMEEAPETTAQPKTQVPTNPPSEAVPPVEQSSTSAVDKEQEGKQA, from the exons ATGACGTCTAGCAATCCGAATGCGCACCAGGGCAGCCCGCCTCCGCAGCCTGCGCTGCCCAACACGCCCGCGTCGCCGCCGAACAAACGCGATCTCAAGTCGTGGTGGAAGAACTTCAAGCTGCCCACCAAGCACCAGGAATCGTCTCCGCAGG AAAACCGCGGCCCGGGCATTTTTGGAGTCCCTCTCCGACAGAGTATAACATACGCAAACGTTGCCATCTCTCTTGTTGACGAGAATGGCAAAAGCTACATCTATGGCTACGTTCCCATTGTCGTCGCCAAGTGTGGCGTCTtcttgaaagaaaaag CTACCGGTGTTGAAGGCATCTTTCGATTGAATGGGTCTGAGAAACGaatcaaggagctcaagacgATATTCGATTCGCCTGATCGATATGGCAAGGGACTCGTCTGGGACGGATACACCGTCCACGATGCCGCCACCGTACTCCGAAGATATCTCAACGACTTGCCCGAGCCTGTAGTGCCTCTAGATCTGTACGAGAAATTCCGCGATCCCCTTCGAGGGGCTACAAAGCAGGCAGTCGGCGATACAGACGGTCCTCAATTCGTTGAAAACTTTGACGAGAGGGGAGCCATCATCAAGTACCAAAAGGTAATTACCGAATTGCCCCCGCTTAACAAACAGCTGCTTCTTTACATCCTGGATCTACTGGCTGTCTTTGCTGCCAAATCCGACGAGAACCGCATGAACTCTCAGAACTTGGCGGCCATTTTTCAACCCGGCATGCTGTCTCACCCCTCTCATGCAATGGCTCCGGAGGAGTACCGCCTGAACCAATgtgtcatcatcttcctcattgAGAACCAAGACCATTTCCTTATTGGTATGCAAGGCACTGAGGCAGATGAGACAACGATGCAGCAGGTGGCCTCCGGGCCTTCCAACGGACCCCGTACGCCAAACCCGGATAGGAGCTCGGGCCTGGGGAGAACGGCCTCCAACGCCAGTGCCGGCGCTGAGAACGTTCGAAAGGATGGCATGATTCGACGGAACCGATCTGTCTCCTCCAGACATTCAAGGGTCGACGGCGCAGCCACTCCTAACAGTCCGGCCCTGGCAGCAACGCCCACTGGCGGTGGTTTAGCTAGGAGCAACACCGTGCCATCCAAGAAATCTCCAGCTTTGGTAGGGGGAAAGTTCAAGAAGACTGAGAGCCCTGCTCGCGCGCCGCATTCCCCGGCATTAGAACCCTTGACACCAGCTCACCCACCTGCGGAGACCAAGCTGGAGGTACCCCCACGATCTTCCACGCCGAACGAAATACATAGGACGTTTGATGAAATGCATCTTTCCCCAGATCGTTTGTTATCACCTGGTAGGAGCCAGGAGAGATTGCTGGACTCGCACGAACCCTCCACGCCATCGAAACATCACCATCAGAATCTACAGAAGCTGGAACAACTGTTCCACAACGATAAACGGCAGCCGAACAAGCTGAAAAAGAAGCGGATACCAG GTACAGAATCTGGGAACCCCTTGGAAGCGGCACCGGCTTTTGCACAGCCCGTAGCACAGCCTCAGTTCCGCACGACTGCCATTCCTCATTCAGTGCCCCAGCCGTCGCCTTTTGCTTCGGCGCCCTCTGTGGAGACTCAAAAGCAACCGGATTTACATCACCAGCACTCGACCCCTGTGATTCACCAGAATCACGCTGATCACCACCACAATCACTCAGTTTCTCATTATCAAGAGCAGCTGCGACCTGAGGATATCTCACGGGGGAAGAAGTCCCCCCCTGCTTCGGTTAACTCATCTTTCAACGACGGCTCGGACTTTGAACAAGTAGCTCACGAGACCCCATTGCCAGCAATTGTCGAGACGGCcgataaagaaaagaagagccgaTGGAGATTGTCGAGGCCCACCAAGAAAGATGACTCTGCAAGTGGACCGGGCAGTCCCAGGGCATCGCCACCGCAGTTTAACATAGGCTCAAACAATAACGCAGATATTAGCACCACCTCGATTGGAAGCGCCATTGCTATGCCCCGCAAGAGTTTTACTGGCGAAAGCTCAGAGCATCTACCCAGTGGCAGTGATCGCGCGTACACGTACGAAAGCTCCCGGGATGATGATAAGGACGCAAAAGGCCCGATTGGTTGGATAAAGCACAAGTATCGAGAGGCCAAAGAGAATGCCGACCAGAAGCGAACCAAgtctccgcctcctccagacCACCATCAAGGATTTGGCCCAAGTCTGATGGCGTCACGCGGCAAGAGCTTAGATATAAACCGAGACCTATCTCGAGAGGAA AAAGACAGGATAAATGCCCCACCAGAGGCGTACAGAAAGCTTGGCCAGACAGAGGCAGTTCAGAGAGAGCCCGCTCAGGGCATGACAATCCACAGGGTCATTAGCGATACGGAGAAGGCACCGGCAGAACCCATTGCTCAGAGGGGCGTAACACTCGTTGACGCCCCCATGGAAGAGGCTCCCGAGACGACCGCCCAACCGAAGACCCAGGTTCCAACGAATCCTCCCTCTGAGGCGGTGCCACCTGTGGAACAGTCATCGACATCTGCTGTAGATAAAGAGCAGGAGGGAAAACAAGCATAG